A genomic stretch from Octopus bimaculoides isolate UCB-OBI-ISO-001 chromosome 15, ASM119413v2, whole genome shotgun sequence includes:
- the LOC106880269 gene encoding SET and MYND domain-containing protein 4: MSDLIDNWRDELLMNIQNDVKWKDWSKTFSSAETNKERFTAVYNLPFIDKVIRIEEMSIGKSASDSTEFRNKGNAEYVKKNYREAFSFYTRSIQKAPGIGDMLALGYANRSAVYFDMQKYHLCLKDIDLALKNDYPKKLMHKLLERQGRSKYEIGLNEEAIKYFEEAIKSLVDSNLEKDRQMERQAKLENFIKDCHNKSKAKVKAEECNAFMNPLPSIEGERSSQFPCASDAICMKYSKSKGRYISATRDINVGEVLAIEKPYSSVINDDHHSSHCHHCCKRAEHPIPCSSCAEVVYCNTICREESWNQYHSVECSILLSIKLLEYDVYHLALRMVIKANYDYIKNFEESFADEKSTKPSALGFNKLGQYDSEDYWSIYNLVNHSEERTFSDLFRRTLTAVYLLKCLERTKFFSKADDCKDIHLIVGGHILRHLQMLPCNAHEITELSINLKQPLKSSAVDIGSAVYATLSLFNHSCDPNVVRHSYGNLCVVRAIHHIPKGMDVIDSYGILYPVDDKEKREAELGRRYFFDCSCVACVNDWPLYDDIPSHSPYFKCEKCYQVLGQFENEDQDFNCRNCGERQVLSYRVKELMIIEPKFDSIFNDVLSGDYSDETFSFLLKHLSLLESWICRPWQDLNNCQEALKQIYSTKANHYICVDKQ; the protein is encoded by the coding sequence ATGTCGGACCTAATTGATAACTGGCGAGATGAGTTACTAATGAATATACAAAATGACGTTAAATGGAAGGACTGGTCGAAAACGTTCAGTTCTGCTGAGACTAACAAAGAGAGATTCACTGCTGTTTACAACTTACCATTTATTGATAAAGTAATAAGAATCGAAGAAATGTCAATTGGGAAGTCAGCATCAGATTCTACAGAGTTTCGAAACAAAGGAAATGCagaatatgtgaaaaaaaattatCGAGAAGCATTTAGTTTTTATACAAGGAGCATCCAAAAAGCTCCAGGGATCGGAGATATGCTTGCACTGGGCTATGCCAATAGATCAGCTGTGTATTTTGATATGCAAAAGTATCACCTCTGTTTGAAGGACATTGATTTAGCTCTCAAGAATGACTATCCTAAAAAACTGATGCATAAACTGTTAGAAAGACAAGGTAGATCCAAGTATGAAATTGGTTTAAATGAGGAAGCCatcaaatattttgaagaagCCATAAAGAGTTTAGTAGACTCCAACCTAGAGAAAGATCGACAAATGGAACGACAAGCAAAACTTGAAAATTTCATCAAAGACTGTCACAATAAATCTAAAGCTAAGGTAAAGGCTGAAGAATGCAATGCTTTTATGAACCCACTTCCTAGTATTGAAGGAGAACGGAGCAGCCAGTTTCCATGTGCTTCAGATgctatatgtatgaaatattccAAAAGTAAAGGAAGATATATTTCTGCTACCAGGGACATAAATGTTGGTGAAGTTCTTGCTATTGAGAAACCTTACAGCTCTGTGatcaatgatgatcatcattccAGCCATTGCCATCACTGTTGTAAAAGAGCAGAACATCCAATACCATGTTCTTCATGTGCAGAAGTTGTTTACTGCAACACAATTTGTCGAGAAGAATCTTGGAATCAGTACCACTCTGTAGAATGTTCCATTTTACTGTCAATCAAGCTGTTAGAGTATGATGTTTATCATCTGGCATTAAGAATGGTTATAAAAGcaaattatgattatattaaGAATTTTGAGGAAAGTTTTGCTGATGAAAAATCTACAAAACCTTCAGCATTAGGGTTTAATAAATTAGGTCAATACGATTCTGAAGATTATTGGTCAATCTATAACCTTGTTAACCACTCAGAAGAAAGAACTTTCTCTGATCTATTTCGTCGAACATTAACAGCAGTTTATCTTTTGAAATGTCTAGAGAGAACTAAATTTTTTTCGAAAGCAGACGACTGCAAAGACATTCATCTTATTGTTGGTGGCCATATTCTTCGCCATCTTCAAATGTTACCATGCAATGCTCATGAGATAACTGAACTAAGCATCAATCTAAAACAGCCCTTGAAGTCTAGCGCAGTTGACATTGGATCTGCTGTCTATGCCACACTCAGTTTATTCAATCATTCTTGTGATCCTAATGTTGTGCGACACAGCTATGGGAATCTGTGCGTTGTACGAGCCATCCATCACATTCCCAAAGGAATGGATGTCATTGACAGTTATGGCATTTTATATCCAGTCGACGATAAAGAGAAACGAGAGGCTGAACTTGGTCGTCGATATTTCTTTGACTGTTCCTGTGTAGCCTGTGTTAATGACTGGCCATTGTATGATGACATTCCTAGCCATTCACCTTATTTTAAATGTGAGAAATGCTATCAGGTCCTTGGCCAATTTGAAAATGAAGACCAAGATTTTAATTGCAGAAATTGTGGCGAAAGACAAGTTTTATCTTACAGAGTGAAGGAGCTGATGATaattgagccaaaatttgattCAATATTTAATGACGTACTTTCTGGAGATTATTCTGATgaaactttctcttttcttttaaaacatttgtcTTTATTGGAATCCTGGATATGTCGACCATGGCAAGACCTCAATAACTGTCAGGAAGCCTTGAAACAAATTTATAGCACCAAAGCAAATCATTACATTTGTGTTGATAAACAGTGA